One part of the Gammaproteobacteria bacterium genome encodes these proteins:
- a CDS encoding TraB/GumN family protein, which translates to MSANSNLPDQPFVTVKIGEQCITLLGTAHVSKVSADAVKSMLSSQQYDAVAVELCPSRYNAMIDPDALAQMDLFQVVRERKVSMVAASLALGAFQQRIAEQFGVKPGADMFAAVEYSQDEKIPIFLVDREMGITLKRIYHNIPWWQRFNLVSGLLASVVSKEKVSEEDIERLKEGDLLESTFSQFAEESQTLFLPLIDERDRYMAARLLQEVEKKSFRNLLVVVGAGHLSGIEKYLLQSQQKPEQVIDELEVVPVSRGWLKIVPWVIVGLILLGFALGFSHSSDLGWSLVAGWVLINGGLSALGAAIAGAHPLTVVGAFIAAPITSLNPMVGAGMVTAMIEIYIRKPKVADFNQLKHDTTHFKGWWKNRVTRTLLIFILSTLGSAIGTYVAGFFIFERLTR; encoded by the coding sequence GTGTCGGCGAACTCGAACTTACCAGATCAGCCTTTTGTAACAGTTAAGATTGGCGAGCAATGTATTACGTTGCTTGGAACGGCGCATGTCTCCAAGGTCAGTGCTGATGCAGTGAAGTCAATGTTGAGCAGTCAACAATATGATGCGGTTGCTGTTGAGCTTTGCCCCAGTCGTTATAACGCAATGATTGATCCAGATGCTTTAGCACAGATGGATCTTTTTCAGGTGGTGCGTGAGCGTAAAGTTTCAATGGTGGCAGCGAGTTTGGCATTGGGTGCTTTTCAGCAACGTATTGCTGAGCAGTTTGGCGTTAAGCCCGGTGCAGATATGTTTGCGGCTGTAGAGTATTCCCAGGATGAAAAAATACCTATATTCCTTGTGGATCGTGAAATGGGTATCACGCTGAAACGTATATATCATAATATCCCATGGTGGCAACGTTTTAATTTGGTGTCTGGGCTGTTGGCGAGTGTCGTTTCCAAAGAGAAGGTGAGTGAAGAAGATATTGAGCGTCTAAAGGAGGGGGACCTATTGGAGTCAACCTTTTCTCAGTTTGCTGAGGAATCCCAAACTCTTTTTTTACCATTAATTGATGAACGTGATCGCTATATGGCTGCTCGCCTGCTACAAGAAGTAGAGAAAAAATCATTTCGGAATCTATTGGTTGTTGTGGGTGCGGGGCATCTGAGTGGTATAGAAAAATATCTTTTACAATCACAGCAAAAACCAGAGCAAGTCATTGATGAACTAGAAGTTGTTCCTGTAAGCCGAGGCTGGTTGAAAATAGTGCCTTGGGTTATTGTTGGGTTGATTTTACTGGGTTTTGCTTTAGGTTTTTCACATAGTAGTGATTTGGGTTGGTCACTTGTTGCTGGGTGGGTTTTAATTAATGGTGGGCTATCGGCGCTCGGAGCCGCGATAGCAGGAGCTCATCCATTAACAGTTGTGGGCGCTTTTATTGCGGCACCTATAACCTCTTTGAACCCTATGGTGGGTGCAGGTATGGTGACTGCGATGATAGAGATCTATATACGCAAGCCCAAGGTGGCGGATTTTAACCAATTGAAGCACGACACGACTCACTTTAAAGGATGGTGGAAAAATCGTGTAACACGTACTTTGCTTATTTTTATATTGAGCACACTTGGGTCTGCGATAGGGACTTATGTTGCAGGTTTTTTTATTTTCGAGCGGTTGACTCGTTAA
- a CDS encoding zinc ribbon domain-containing protein has protein sequence MPIYEYKCGACGHQLEKIQKMSDESLKDCPECEKPELAKMISAGGFSLKGSGWYETDFKNSGKKEAPSSACGTSACPAENS, from the coding sequence ATGCCAATTTATGAATATAAGTGCGGTGCTTGTGGGCACCAGCTGGAAAAGATACAAAAAATGAGTGATGAGTCATTGAAAGATTGCCCCGAATGTGAAAAGCCTGAATTGGCAAAAATGATATCAGCGGGAGGGTTTAGCTTGAAAGGCTCGGGTTGGTATGAGACTGATTTTAAAAATAGTGGTAAAAAAGAAGCGCCAAGCTCTGCATGTGGTACGAGTGCTTGCCCAGCTGAAAACAGTTAA
- the nadA gene encoding quinolinate synthase NadA, with protein sequence MSVNTIEFQTIARMDEDECQTRIVAAKEKLGDRLVILGHHYQRDEVFQHADFSGDSLKLSRDAAQSSAEYIIFCGVHFMAEVADILSRPDQIAILPDLNAGCSMADMANRVNVERAWKELSEVLDPDVSITPVTYINSAADLKAFCGRHGGIVCTSSNAERVLKWSFQQREKILFFPDQHLGRNTAYKMGIPLDEMVEWDFDKPMGGLTPDAIRNAKMILWKGFCSVHQVFQVTHIEQFLEKYPETKVISHPECSFDVCQKSEYVGSTEFIINTINAAPSGTRWLVGTELNLVNRVAEKNSAADKNVHFMSPTLCMCSTMYRIDPQHLLWVLENLVEGRVVNRIQVPEDEAVNARLALERMFEVSV encoded by the coding sequence ATGTCTGTAAACACAATTGAATTTCAAACGATCGCTCGCATGGATGAGGATGAGTGTCAGACGCGTATTGTTGCAGCCAAGGAAAAGCTGGGCGATCGCCTGGTGATATTAGGCCATCACTATCAGCGTGATGAAGTTTTTCAACATGCTGACTTTAGTGGCGACTCATTGAAACTGTCCCGTGATGCGGCGCAGTCGAGTGCTGAGTACATCATTTTTTGTGGTGTACATTTTATGGCTGAGGTTGCAGATATTCTATCGCGGCCTGATCAAATCGCTATTTTACCCGATTTGAATGCCGGCTGTTCGATGGCTGATATGGCTAATCGAGTTAATGTTGAACGTGCCTGGAAAGAGCTTTCAGAAGTGCTGGATCCTGATGTCAGCATTACACCGGTGACGTACATTAATTCAGCAGCAGATCTGAAGGCATTTTGTGGTCGTCATGGCGGCATTGTTTGCACTTCATCCAATGCTGAACGGGTATTAAAATGGTCTTTTCAACAGCGTGAAAAAATCTTATTTTTCCCCGATCAGCATTTGGGGCGAAATACTGCCTATAAAATGGGCATTCCATTAGATGAAATGGTCGAGTGGGATTTTGATAAACCTATGGGTGGCCTGACTCCAGATGCCATCCGTAACGCAAAAATGATCTTATGGAAAGGTTTTTGTTCGGTGCATCAGGTATTCCAAGTCACACATATTGAACAGTTTCTTGAAAAGTACCCTGAAACGAAAGTGATATCTCACCCAGAATGTTCTTTTGATGTGTGTCAAAAATCGGAATATGTGGGTTCCACTGAATTTATTATTAATACAATCAATGCGGCTCCTTCAGGAACGCGCTGGTTGGTAGGCACAGAGCTGAATCTGGTGAATCGTGTGGCTGAAAAGAACAGTGCAGCGGATAAAAATGTTCACTTTATGTCACCCACGCTTTGTATGTGTTCGACGATGTACCGTATTGATCCGCAGCATCTGTTATGGGTTCTGGAAAATTTGGTTGAAGGTCGTGTGGTGAACCGTATTCAAGTGCCGGAAGATGAGGCGGTCAATGCCAGGCTTGCTTTAGAGCGTATGTTTGAAGTGTCTGTTTAA
- a CDS encoding DUF2220 family protein: MLWTQAKDLQKQIQRLWDRGIILNSLLCDKPVFPIRLLLKTPTSKELSENFDQVRQWISSLQDIKSLRLEMKTIQHRILGENQVPAAIWLDSLDDAIKILRVKNDVQTFSELIALTKKNHPALIDWIKNHCIKTWQLAEAWPKLLDVIDWIKRNPNSGIYLRQVDIPGIDSKFIEHHRKILTTLLDLSLPDSAIKQHATGARHFAQRYGFQGKPTRVRFRILDPDIQLIPGNCQDLTVSHAAFSQLDENPQIKTQLKTLIITENEINFLVFPEMQHSMVIFGAGYGFEFLSNVSWLSQLNIYYWGDIDTHGFAILDQLRAKLPHTTSILMDEKTLLDHRSFWELEHKPSIRELTKLSPKENQLYHNLINNTFADKLRLEQERIGYAYVLAALTEKIGCTL, translated from the coding sequence ATGCTCTGGACTCAAGCCAAAGACTTGCAAAAACAAATACAGCGCCTTTGGGATCGGGGCATTATTCTTAACAGTTTATTGTGTGACAAACCTGTCTTTCCCATACGTTTGTTATTAAAAACGCCCACTAGCAAAGAGCTGTCGGAAAACTTTGATCAAGTCAGGCAGTGGATTTCATCATTACAAGACATAAAAAGTTTACGTCTAGAAATGAAGACAATACAACATCGCATTCTCGGTGAAAACCAGGTTCCCGCAGCCATTTGGTTAGACAGTCTGGACGATGCTATCAAGATACTCCGCGTGAAAAATGACGTTCAAACATTCTCTGAGCTTATTGCGCTGACGAAAAAAAATCACCCCGCACTCATTGACTGGATAAAAAATCACTGCATAAAAACCTGGCAACTTGCCGAGGCATGGCCAAAACTACTTGATGTTATTGACTGGATAAAAAGAAACCCAAATTCCGGAATTTATCTGAGACAAGTGGACATTCCTGGCATTGATAGTAAATTCATCGAACATCACCGAAAGATACTGACAACATTATTGGATTTATCGTTACCTGACAGCGCCATTAAGCAGCACGCTACTGGAGCACGTCACTTTGCTCAGCGATACGGCTTTCAGGGCAAGCCCACAAGAGTGCGTTTTCGTATACTCGACCCAGACATTCAACTGATCCCCGGCAATTGTCAAGACTTGACCGTCAGTCATGCAGCATTTAGTCAGTTAGATGAAAACCCTCAAATCAAAACTCAACTGAAAACATTAATTATTACTGAAAATGAAATCAACTTTCTGGTATTTCCAGAAATGCAACATAGCATGGTGATTTTTGGTGCAGGTTACGGTTTTGAATTTTTGAGTAATGTAAGCTGGTTATCCCAATTAAATATTTACTACTGGGGGGATATTGACACGCATGGCTTTGCAATCCTGGATCAACTAAGGGCTAAGTTGCCACACACGACAAGTATTTTGATGGATGAAAAAACGCTGCTAGATCATCGATCATTCTGGGAGTTGGAGCATAAACCTTCAATACGAGAATTGACAAAATTAAGTCCAAAAGAAAATCAGCTATATCATAATTTGATAAATAATACTTTTGCCGACAAATTGCGTTTGGAGCAAGAGAGAATTGGTTATGCCTATGTATTAGCGGCGTTGACGGAAAAAATCGGTTGCACGCTTTAG
- a CDS encoding AbrB/MazE/SpoVT family DNA-binding domain-containing protein, with translation MLAATVKLSSKGQIVIPKDVRDSLHWGVGVELVLLTTEHGVMLQTKSPEKKRLSAKSLRGFLQHTGEPVSTKQLCQPVEYDNDRF, from the coding sequence ATGCTAGCTGCCACAGTAAAGCTCTCAAGCAAGGGGCAAATCGTTATTCCGAAGGATGTTCGTGATTCACTACATTGGGGAGTGGGTGTAGAGCTGGTTTTGTTGACAACAGAACATGGTGTTATGTTGCAAACCAAATCACCTGAGAAGAAGAGACTCTCGGCAAAATCTCTACGTGGGTTTTTACAACATACTGGTGAGCCTGTTTCAACCAAACAATTATGTCAGCCAGTCGAGTATGACAATGATCGCTTTTGA
- the ruvC gene encoding crossover junction endodeoxyribonuclease RuvC, with protein sequence MRILGIDPGSRITGYGIIQIENRKACYVACGAIRAEGENFPDRLKTIFEGVHNVVSSYQPDEMAIEKVFVKLNIDSALKLGQARGAAICATIGAELSVAEYTPTQIKKAVVGHGHATKAQVQHMVRVLLNLSATPQSDAADALAIALCHFNTSQTMAQVGSAKSMVRGRWR encoded by the coding sequence GTGCGCATTCTTGGTATTGATCCCGGCTCTCGTATTACGGGCTACGGGATCATTCAAATTGAAAACAGAAAAGCATGTTATGTTGCATGTGGTGCGATTCGCGCTGAAGGTGAAAACTTCCCTGATCGTCTGAAGACTATTTTTGAAGGTGTTCATAACGTTGTGTCATCTTATCAGCCTGACGAAATGGCAATTGAGAAGGTTTTTGTAAAATTGAATATTGATTCCGCTTTGAAATTGGGGCAAGCACGCGGCGCGGCTATCTGCGCCACAATCGGTGCGGAATTAAGTGTGGCTGAATATACGCCTACACAGATTAAAAAAGCAGTGGTGGGTCACGGTCATGCAACAAAAGCACAAGTGCAACACATGGTGCGTGTATTATTGAACCTGTCTGCAACGCCGCAATCCGATGCAGCGGATGCGTTAGCGATTGCATTATGTCACTTTAATACAAGTCAGACGATGGCACAGGTGGGGAGTGCGAAGAGTATGGTAAGAGGGCGGTGGCGATGA
- the leuB gene encoding 3-isopropylmalate dehydrogenase: protein MTKKIAVLPGDGIGPEIVNEAIKVLECLRGDFGFAMDIEHGLVGGSAFDASGSPLPEATLTLAKSADAILLGAVGGHQWEHLDIAVRPEKGLLGLRAELELFSNLRPAILYKQLANASTLKEEVVAGLDIMIVRELTGGIYFGQPRGIRTLENGERQGFNTLVYCESEIERIAHSAFEIAMKRDKRVCSIDKANVLECTELWREVMERVAKNYPEVALSHMYVDNAAMQLVRAPKQFDVMVTTNMFGDILSDCAAMLTGSIGMLPSASLDANGKGMYEPIHGSAPDIAGKNVANPLATILSVAMMLRYSLNEPELADRIEAAVSSVLDQGLRTADIYTDGSRKVSTSEMGFAVVAALKV, encoded by the coding sequence ATGACAAAAAAGATAGCCGTGTTACCGGGTGATGGAATTGGCCCAGAGATTGTGAATGAAGCCATTAAGGTTTTGGAGTGCCTGAGAGGTGACTTTGGCTTTGCAATGGATATTGAGCATGGATTGGTCGGCGGCAGTGCTTTTGATGCATCCGGCTCACCTCTGCCTGAGGCGACTTTGACGCTGGCAAAATCAGCGGATGCTATTTTGTTAGGCGCAGTGGGTGGTCATCAGTGGGAGCATCTTGATATTGCGGTTCGCCCTGAAAAAGGGTTGCTTGGTTTGCGCGCCGAGCTTGAGCTTTTTTCTAATTTACGTCCCGCCATTTTATATAAACAATTGGCGAATGCGTCCACTCTAAAGGAAGAGGTGGTCGCTGGGCTGGATATCATGATTGTGCGTGAGTTAACCGGCGGAATCTATTTTGGACAGCCACGAGGAATACGTACGCTGGAGAATGGAGAGCGCCAAGGATTTAATACCTTGGTTTATTGTGAATCTGAAATCGAACGCATTGCCCATTCTGCGTTTGAAATTGCAATGAAGCGTGATAAACGTGTCTGCTCTATTGATAAAGCCAATGTATTGGAATGTACAGAGCTTTGGCGTGAAGTCATGGAGCGAGTTGCAAAAAATTATCCTGAAGTGGCTTTGAGTCATATGTATGTCGATAATGCAGCCATGCAGTTGGTTCGTGCGCCCAAGCAATTTGATGTGATGGTAACAACCAATATGTTTGGTGACATTCTCTCTGATTGTGCTGCCATGTTAACGGGTTCAATCGGCATGTTGCCATCGGCTTCGCTGGATGCCAATGGTAAAGGTATGTATGAGCCTATTCACGGCTCTGCACCAGATATTGCCGGGAAAAATGTCGCCAATCCATTGGCGACAATTTTATCAGTCGCGATGATGTTGCGTTACTCCTTGAATGAGCCTGAACTTGCGGATCGAATTGAAGCCGCAGTCAGTTCTGTGTTGGATCAAGGCTTGCGAACAGCGGATATTTATACAGATGGTTCACGAAAAGTGAGTACTTCTGAAATGGGCTTTGCTGTTGTTGCGGCATTAAAAGTTTAA
- a CDS encoding aspartate-semialdehyde dehydrogenase — MSKKFDVVIVGATGAVGEALLSILEQRDFPVNNLYLLASKRSAGRELTFKGKPIVVEDLADFDFSKAKIGLFSAGGSISEVYAPKAAAKGCIVIDNTSHFRYDDEIPLVVPEVNPHAIGDYKNHNIIANPNCSTIQMLVALNPIHQAVGITRINVCTYQAVSGTGIDAIKELNQQSAAVLAGDAVSCDVYPKQIAFNVLPQIDVFLENGYTKEEMKMVWETKKIFEDDAILVNPTAVRVPVIYGHSEAIHIETRDRISADEVTELLKKAPGVVVLDERKAGGFPTAVSEAAGEDPVYVGRIRDDISHSHGIDLWVVADNVRKGAALNSVQIAETLIKDYLI, encoded by the coding sequence ATGAGCAAAAAATTCGATGTTGTGATTGTGGGCGCAACAGGTGCCGTCGGTGAGGCACTGTTGTCTATTCTTGAGCAGCGTGACTTTCCCGTAAACAATTTATATTTGTTGGCAAGTAAACGTTCGGCTGGGCGTGAGCTCACTTTTAAAGGAAAACCCATTGTTGTAGAAGACTTGGCTGATTTTGACTTTTCAAAAGCAAAAATCGGGCTTTTTTCAGCAGGAGGCTCTATTTCTGAAGTGTATGCGCCAAAGGCCGCTGCGAAAGGGTGTATTGTCATTGATAATACCTCTCACTTTCGTTATGACGATGAAATTCCATTAGTTGTGCCTGAAGTAAATCCGCATGCTATCGGTGATTATAAAAACCATAATATTATTGCAAACCCAAACTGCTCGACCATTCAGATGTTGGTGGCTTTAAATCCAATCCATCAGGCGGTGGGTATTACACGGATTAATGTATGCACTTATCAAGCGGTGTCAGGCACAGGCATTGATGCGATTAAAGAGTTGAATCAGCAGTCGGCCGCTGTGCTCGCAGGTGATGCTGTCTCATGCGATGTTTACCCCAAACAAATCGCTTTTAATGTATTGCCTCAGATTGATGTGTTTCTGGAAAATGGCTACACCAAAGAAGAGATGAAAATGGTGTGGGAAACGAAAAAAATATTTGAAGATGATGCTATTTTGGTGAATCCGACGGCGGTACGCGTTCCTGTTATTTATGGGCACTCTGAAGCAATTCATATTGAAACGCGCGATCGAATTAGTGCTGATGAAGTGACTGAATTGCTAAAAAAAGCGCCTGGTGTTGTTGTGCTGGATGAGCGTAAAGCGGGTGGTTTTCCCACTGCGGTGAGTGAAGCAGCGGGGGAAGATCCGGTTTATGTTGGGCGAATTCGTGATGATATTTCACATTCCCATGGTATTGATTTGTGGGTTGTGGCCGATAATGTTCGCAAGGGTGCTGCATTGAATAGTGTGCAGATTGCTGAAACTCTTATCAAAGATTATCTTATTTAG
- the aspS gene encoding aspartate--tRNA ligase, translated as MRTHYCGHVNESHLDQDVDVCGWVHNRRDHGGVIFIDLRDREGVVQVVFDPDTRDSFAMAERVRGEYILKIRGKVRARPDGTVNENIPTGKIEILGKTLEILSVAETPPFVVDDDLDANEDIRLRYRYVDLRRPQMLARIQFRSRVTHYLRDFLDSHGFLDVETPILTKSTPEGARDYLVPSRTHNGEFFALPQSPQLFKQLLMMSGVDRYYQVARCFRDEDLRADRQPEFTQLDIETSFMSDDQIMNLMEEMIRGVFKQELQEALPSEFPRMTYAESISRFGIDRPDLRISLELVDVGDLMAEVDFKVFAGPANDPKGRVAALRLPKGCELSRKQIDTYTKYVSIYGAKGLAYIKVNKLADGRAGLQSPILKFLPDEVIESIMKRVAAEDGDLVFFGADKAKIVNESLGALRVKLGHEHDFIEHGWKPVWIVDFPMFDCDDKTGQLNALHHPFTAPNVDSVEALESDPENCLSIAYDLVLNGTEVGGGSIRINNEGMQQSVLKLLGVDEEEARDKFGFLLDALKYGCPPHGGIAFGLDRLVMLMCGASSIRDVIAFPKTQSAACSLTSAPSAVDDTQLKDLGIRLRKKISEQNN; from the coding sequence ATGCGTACCCACTATTGTGGTCATGTTAATGAATCTCATCTGGATCAAGATGTTGATGTTTGTGGCTGGGTTCACAACCGTCGTGACCACGGCGGTGTGATCTTCATCGATTTACGTGACCGTGAAGGGGTCGTTCAGGTGGTTTTTGATCCTGATACCCGTGATAGTTTTGCAATGGCAGAGCGTGTTCGCGGTGAATATATTCTGAAAATAAGAGGTAAAGTCCGTGCTCGTCCTGACGGTACGGTCAATGAAAATATTCCGACAGGAAAAATTGAAATTCTAGGTAAGACTCTGGAAATTCTCAGCGTTGCTGAAACGCCTCCTTTTGTTGTTGATGATGATCTGGATGCAAATGAAGATATTCGTTTGCGTTATCGCTATGTTGATTTACGTCGCCCACAGATGCTGGCGCGCATTCAGTTTCGTTCGCGTGTAACGCACTATTTGCGTGATTTTCTGGATAGCCATGGCTTTCTTGATGTCGAGACACCGATTTTGACCAAATCAACTCCTGAAGGTGCACGAGATTATTTGGTACCAAGCCGTACTCATAACGGCGAGTTTTTTGCATTGCCGCAATCACCTCAGCTGTTTAAACAGTTACTGATGATGTCGGGTGTGGATCGCTATTACCAAGTGGCGCGTTGTTTTCGTGATGAAGATTTACGGGCGGATCGTCAGCCTGAATTTACTCAGCTGGATATCGAAACATCGTTCATGTCTGATGATCAGATTATGAACTTGATGGAGGAGATGATTCGCGGCGTATTCAAGCAAGAGCTTCAAGAAGCTTTGCCGAGTGAATTTCCTCGTATGACTTATGCTGAATCTATCAGTCGTTTCGGCATAGATCGCCCCGATTTACGCATTTCACTGGAACTGGTGGATGTCGGTGATTTGATGGCTGAGGTCGATTTTAAAGTATTTGCTGGGCCTGCGAATGACCCCAAAGGGCGCGTCGCTGCACTGCGTCTACCTAAAGGGTGTGAGCTGAGCCGCAAACAGATTGATACTTACACTAAATATGTCAGTATTTATGGTGCAAAAGGTCTGGCTTATATTAAGGTCAATAAATTGGCTGATGGCCGAGCGGGTTTGCAATCTCCGATTCTTAAATTCTTGCCGGATGAGGTTATTGAATCCATTATGAAGCGCGTGGCTGCAGAAGATGGAGATCTGGTCTTCTTCGGGGCTGATAAAGCAAAAATTGTAAATGAATCTTTGGGTGCGTTGCGTGTCAAGTTAGGCCATGAACATGATTTTATTGAGCATGGCTGGAAGCCTGTTTGGATCGTTGATTTTCCAATGTTCGACTGTGATGACAAAACGGGTCAACTCAATGCATTGCATCATCCATTCACTGCACCTAATGTGGACAGCGTTGAAGCGCTAGAGAGTGACCCAGAAAACTGCTTATCGATTGCTTATGATTTAGTGCTGAATGGCACAGAAGTCGGTGGTGGCTCGATTCGTATCAATAATGAAGGCATGCAGCAAAGCGTATTAAAGTTATTGGGTGTTGATGAAGAGGAGGCACGAGATAAATTTGGATTTTTGCTGGATGCGTTGAAGTATGGTTGTCCTCCTCATGGCGGGATTGCTTTTGGTCTGGATCGTCTGGTGATGTTGATGTGTGGTGCATCATCGATTCGTGATGTGATTGCGTTTCCAAAAACTCAATCAGCCGCGTGTTCGTTGACCTCAGCGCCTTCCGCTGTGGATGATACTCAACTAAAAGATTTGGGCATCCGTTTACGCAAGAAAATTTCAGAGCAGAACAACTAG
- a CDS encoding YebC/PmpR family DNA-binding transcriptional regulator, giving the protein MAGHSKWANIQHRKGAQDAKRGKLFTRLIREITIASRMGGSDVGSNPRLRLAIDKALAGNMTKDTIERAVKRGAGELEGQDFDEIRYEGYGPGGVAVMVDCMTDNKNRTVSEVRHAFSKRGGNLGTDGSVSYLFSKQGIISYPAGTDENVIMEAALDAGADDVVSHDDGSIEVLTTEETFVDIKEALVAAGLKPEHAEVTMKASTTVELDFDGAQKMLALIDMLEELDDVQDVYSNVDISDEVMAQL; this is encoded by the coding sequence ATGGCGGGTCACAGTAAATGGGCAAATATTCAACACCGTAAAGGCGCACAGGATGCCAAACGCGGTAAGTTGTTTACTCGATTAATACGTGAGATTACGATTGCTTCGCGAATGGGCGGATCCGATGTCGGCTCAAATCCGCGCCTACGTTTAGCTATTGATAAAGCACTTGCGGGCAATATGACTAAAGATACCATTGAGCGTGCAGTCAAACGTGGTGCTGGAGAGTTGGAAGGTCAGGATTTCGACGAAATACGTTACGAAGGTTATGGGCCGGGGGGCGTGGCGGTCATGGTTGATTGCATGACAGATAATAAAAATCGCACAGTCTCTGAGGTGCGTCATGCTTTTAGTAAACGCGGCGGCAATTTGGGTACAGATGGGTCAGTCTCTTATCTATTTAGCAAGCAGGGAATCATAAGTTACCCCGCTGGTACAGATGAAAACGTGATTATGGAAGCAGCATTAGATGCCGGTGCAGATGATGTGGTGAGTCATGATGATGGTTCAATTGAAGTGCTGACCACAGAAGAAACTTTTGTCGATATTAAAGAAGCATTGGTTGCAGCTGGGCTGAAACCTGAACATGCTGAAGTGACCATGAAAGCTTCAACAACTGTTGAGCTGGATTTTGATGGTGCACAAAAAATGTTGGCTTTGATTGATATGCTGGAAGAGCTGGATGATGTGCAGGATGTCTATTCAAATGTTGATATTTCTGATGAAGTGATGGCGCAGTTATAG
- a CDS encoding DnaJ domain-containing protein yields MRMLIIIAAIVIIVMILLNWFTRTSAKEVAQTLRKSALLFVIGIVILLALTGRLHWLFAAISAMIAILLPLMKRFLPMLLMNLPLLRRLFNRHKAKNQTGQQFNQTRAGTHSIDEAYKTLGLTPGASKKEIVTAHKRLMQKFHPDRGGSTHLATQINQAKDFLLNQNKDRK; encoded by the coding sequence ATGAGAATGCTCATCATCATCGCTGCCATTGTGATCATAGTGATGATTTTATTAAATTGGTTCACTCGCACATCTGCCAAAGAAGTTGCACAAACTCTACGTAAAAGTGCACTACTTTTTGTTATTGGCATTGTTATATTGTTAGCACTCACGGGACGACTACATTGGTTATTTGCAGCCATCAGCGCGATGATTGCAATACTCCTGCCGCTCATGAAGCGCTTTCTTCCTATGCTACTGATGAACCTTCCACTACTGCGCCGTTTATTTAATCGCCACAAAGCAAAAAATCAAACAGGCCAGCAATTCAATCAAACCCGCGCAGGTACTCATAGTATAGATGAAGCTTATAAAACGCTCGGCCTTACACCTGGCGCATCAAAAAAAGAGATTGTGACTGCACACAAACGGCTTATGCAAAAATTTCACCCCGACCGTGGTGGCTCAACTCACTTGGCCACCCAAATCAACCAGGCCAAAGACTTCTTGCTAAATCAGAACAAGGATCGCAAATAA
- a CDS encoding type II toxin-antitoxin system VapC family toxin → MIAFDTNLLVRIAVNDDHRQAEIAEQLLDLNEIFISRTVLLETEWVLRSVYKNSCNDIATFFENALMTKNLMIENSLEVGHALEWYKLGADFADAMHLCICGENRLHTFDIGFCKAAHNLRITPEFKVL, encoded by the coding sequence ATGATCGCTTTTGACACAAACTTATTAGTACGCATCGCTGTTAATGACGACCATCGACAAGCTGAAATAGCAGAACAATTACTTGATTTAAATGAAATATTTATTTCACGGACGGTGTTGCTAGAAACTGAGTGGGTATTACGCTCTGTTTACAAAAATTCATGTAATGATATTGCTACATTTTTTGAAAATGCCTTGATGACCAAGAATCTTATGATAGAAAATTCTCTAGAAGTTGGTCACGCCCTTGAGTGGTATAAATTAGGTGCTGATTTTGCAGATGCTATGCACCTTTGCATTTGTGGAGAAAACAGACTCCACACCTTTGATATTGGGTTCTGTAAGGCCGCTCATAATCTCCGTATAACACCAGAATTTAAAGTTTTGTAA